The following proteins are co-located in the Sporosarcina pasteurii genome:
- the purH gene encoding bifunctional phosphoribosylaminoimidazolecarboxamide formyltransferase/IMP cyclohydrolase, with product MKKRALLSVSDKSGILEFAKALESLDYEILSTGGTMKHLAENGVSVTAVDEVTGFPEIMEGRVKTLNPFIHGGLLAKRDNPAHQAQMEEHQIHPIDIVCVNLYPFKETISKADVTTEDAIENIDIGGPAMLRASAKNHAYVTVIVDATDYEQVLAELKADGQTTDETRRRLAAKVFRHTAAYDALIAGYLTDLAGEEFPEQVTYTYELKQPLRYGENPHQKAAFYSKPLGSDFSIAYAEQLHGKELSYNNIQDANAAIQIVKEFDAPAAVAVKHMNPCGVGTSQTIEDAFHKAYEADPVSIFGGIIALNREVDVATAEHLSKIFLEIVIAPSFTEEAIELLTKKKNIRLLTISFEQNKQDKWNTVSVEGGLLMQEPDSFGFKDADIRVATDREPTEAEWEAMKLGWAVVKHVKSNAIVVSDNERTLGVGAGQMNRVGAAGIALTQAGERAKGAALASDAFFPMDDTVEAAAKAGITAIIQPGGSVKDEDSIKKANEYGITMVFTGVRHFKH from the coding sequence GTGAAAAAACGTGCACTGCTAAGCGTATCTGACAAAAGCGGTATCTTAGAATTTGCAAAAGCATTGGAAAGTCTAGACTATGAAATTTTATCGACTGGTGGAACGATGAAGCATCTTGCGGAAAATGGAGTTTCTGTAACTGCTGTCGATGAAGTAACAGGATTTCCAGAGATTATGGAAGGCCGCGTAAAAACATTAAATCCATTTATCCACGGTGGATTACTCGCAAAACGTGACAATCCAGCGCACCAAGCTCAAATGGAAGAACATCAAATTCACCCAATCGATATCGTTTGTGTCAATTTGTATCCATTCAAAGAAACGATTTCAAAAGCAGATGTCACGACCGAAGACGCAATTGAAAACATTGATATCGGCGGTCCAGCAATGCTCCGTGCTTCAGCGAAAAACCATGCATACGTAACAGTGATCGTCGACGCAACGGATTACGAGCAAGTTTTAGCAGAATTAAAAGCAGACGGACAAACAACAGATGAAACACGCAGACGTCTGGCAGCAAAGGTTTTCCGTCATACAGCTGCTTACGATGCACTCATTGCAGGCTATTTAACAGACCTTGCCGGCGAAGAATTCCCAGAGCAAGTGACGTATACGTACGAATTAAAACAGCCACTTCGTTACGGGGAAAACCCGCACCAAAAAGCTGCATTTTACAGTAAACCACTCGGTTCCGATTTCTCAATCGCGTATGCAGAACAACTGCATGGAAAAGAATTATCGTATAATAACATTCAAGATGCGAATGCAGCGATTCAAATCGTGAAGGAATTTGATGCACCGGCAGCAGTAGCTGTTAAGCATATGAATCCATGTGGCGTTGGGACTAGCCAAACGATTGAGGATGCGTTTCATAAAGCCTACGAAGCAGACCCAGTGTCAATTTTCGGTGGTATTATCGCACTAAACCGTGAAGTGGACGTAGCAACAGCAGAACATTTAAGCAAAATCTTTTTAGAAATTGTCATTGCTCCTTCATTCACAGAAGAAGCGATTGAATTATTAACGAAGAAGAAAAATATTCGTTTATTAACCATTTCATTCGAACAAAACAAGCAAGACAAATGGAACACGGTGTCTGTGGAAGGTGGACTCCTCATGCAAGAACCAGATTCATTTGGATTTAAAGACGCAGATATTCGTGTCGCAACAGACCGTGAACCGACAGAAGCTGAGTGGGAAGCGATGAAACTTGGCTGGGCTGTTGTAAAACATGTAAAATCGAATGCGATTGTTGTATCAGATAATGAAAGAACACTTGGCGTTGGTGCTGGTCAAATGAACCGCGTTGGTGCAGCAGGGATCGCACTTACACAAGCAGGAGAACGTGCAAAAGGCGCAGCACTTGCTTCTGATGCATTTTTCCCGATGGATGATACTGTTGAAGCGGCTGCAAAAGCTGGCATCACAGCGATTATTCAGCCAGGCGGATCCGTAAAAGACGAAGATTCTATTAAAAAAGCAAATGAATATGGCATTACAATGGTCTTTACAGGCGTTCGTCATTTTAAACATTAA
- the purN gene encoding phosphoribosylglycinamide formyltransferase: protein MIEKTKIAVFASGSGSNFVAIEEACRNGELNAEIAVLITDKPEAYVAERARELNIPISVFSPKAYGSREKYEEAILQKLEEDQVEWLILAGYMRLIGHTLLDAFPSRIVNIHPSLLPSFPGKAAIEQAIEHGVKVTGVTVHLVDEGMDTGPILAQEAVRVVDGDVNQTAEAIHAVEHVLYKETLHRLFTNQ from the coding sequence ATGATTGAGAAAACGAAAATTGCCGTTTTCGCTTCCGGAAGCGGCAGTAATTTTGTTGCAATTGAAGAGGCATGTCGTAACGGAGAATTAAATGCGGAAATTGCTGTGTTAATTACAGATAAACCTGAAGCTTACGTTGCTGAACGTGCACGGGAGCTGAACATTCCAATATCCGTCTTCTCGCCAAAAGCGTATGGTTCCAGGGAGAAATATGAGGAAGCCATTTTACAAAAGTTAGAAGAAGATCAGGTTGAATGGCTCATCCTCGCTGGGTATATGCGTCTTATCGGACACACACTGTTAGATGCATTCCCATCACGTATCGTAAACATTCATCCGTCGCTGTTGCCATCGTTTCCAGGAAAAGCGGCGATTGAACAAGCAATCGAGCACGGTGTAAAAGTGACGGGCGTTACTGTGCATCTTGTCGACGAAGGAATGGACACAGGACCGATCCTCGCACAAGAAGCCGTTCGGGTTGTTGACGGAGACGTTAACCAAACAGCTGAAGCAATACACGCCGTTGAACATGTGCTTTATAAAGAGACATTACATAGGTTGTTTACGAATCAGTAA
- the purM gene encoding phosphoribosylformylglycinamidine cyclo-ligase, producing the protein MSNAYEKAGVNIEAGYESVKRMKSHVERTARQGVLGAFGGFGGMFDLSALNFKEPVLISGTDGVGTKLKLAFMAEKHDTIGVDCVAMCVNDIVAQGAEPLYFLDYIALGKAVPEKVEAIVKGIADGCVQSGAALIGGETAEMPGLYEEDEYDLAGFAVGACEKSDIVTGEKVVEGDVLVGIASSGIHSNGFSLVRKIVLEDEGYDIHDKIAGYEELGTVGEALLEPTKIYALPVLEMHRELEVHSMGHITGGGFFENLPRMLPDGLAAEVKLGSWEELPVFKMLKEKGKLTDKDLYSVFNMGVGFVIALPEAQAARAIEIAEKNGEKAYQIGRVVAGEEVTFIGDHDGSLE; encoded by the coding sequence ATGTCAAATGCGTATGAAAAAGCAGGAGTGAATATTGAAGCAGGGTATGAATCTGTAAAGCGAATGAAATCACATGTGGAAAGAACGGCACGCCAAGGTGTATTAGGTGCATTTGGCGGATTCGGCGGCATGTTTGACCTATCTGCTTTAAATTTTAAAGAGCCTGTTTTGATTTCTGGAACAGATGGTGTTGGCACGAAATTGAAGTTGGCATTTATGGCAGAGAAACATGACACAATTGGTGTTGACTGTGTAGCAATGTGTGTCAATGATATCGTTGCACAAGGTGCCGAGCCACTTTATTTCCTTGACTATATTGCGCTTGGAAAAGCAGTTCCTGAAAAAGTTGAAGCAATTGTAAAAGGGATTGCAGATGGTTGTGTACAATCAGGTGCAGCGTTAATTGGTGGAGAAACAGCTGAAATGCCTGGTTTGTACGAAGAGGACGAATATGACCTCGCTGGGTTTGCGGTTGGCGCTTGCGAGAAAAGTGACATTGTAACGGGTGAAAAAGTTGTGGAAGGGGATGTCCTTGTAGGGATTGCTTCAAGTGGTATTCATTCCAATGGATTTTCACTCGTGCGTAAAATCGTGTTAGAAGACGAAGGGTATGACATTCATGACAAGATTGCAGGTTATGAAGAGCTTGGCACAGTTGGCGAAGCACTGTTAGAACCAACAAAAATCTATGCATTGCCAGTATTAGAAATGCATCGTGAGCTTGAAGTTCATTCAATGGGGCATATTACAGGCGGCGGATTTTTTGAAAACTTACCACGTATGTTACCGGATGGATTAGCCGCTGAAGTAAAACTAGGCTCATGGGAAGAGCTTCCTGTTTTTAAGATGCTAAAAGAAAAAGGAAAGCTAACAGATAAAGACTTATATAGCGTGTTTAATATGGGTGTTGGATTTGTCATAGCACTCCCTGAAGCACAAGCTGCTCGTGCAATTGAAATTGCTGAAAAAAACGGCGAAAAAGCGTACCAAATTGGTCGTGTTGTTGCAGGCGAAGAGGTAACATTTATCGGTGACCATGACGGGAGTTTAGAATAA
- the purF gene encoding amidophosphoribosyltransferase produces MLAELRGINEECGVFGIWGSEEASQYTYYGLHALQHRGQEGAGIVSTNGNGLQVIKGEGLVNDVFSNLKLDDLGGHAAIGQVRYSTESGRGIENVQPLVFRSTTGSLAVAMNGNIVNAAELREHLERQGSIFQTASDTEVLAHLIKRSSGSLTQRDRVKKALSMLKGAFAFVILTEDSLMIAQDPNGIRPLSLGKVGDAWVVASETCAFDIIGAECVRSVEPGELLIVNRDGLHAERFAPTADSAMCSMEYVYFARPDSDIEGINIHMARKRCGKQLAREIGDIEADVVTGVPDSSISAAIGFSEESGIPYELGLIKSRYVGRTFIQPSQSLREQGVKMKLSPVHQVVNGKRVVMVDDSIVRGTTSKRIVKMLKEAGATEVHVVIASPPLVSPCFYGVDISTDSELIATGRTVEEVRELINADTLTFLSPEGMLDAIGRPDTMKNCGQCLACFTGEYPTEIYADTVLPHEKEIGK; encoded by the coding sequence ATGCTTGCTGAACTCAGAGGGATAAATGAAGAGTGCGGCGTATTCGGGATTTGGGGAAGCGAAGAAGCGTCACAATATACGTATTATGGACTTCATGCTTTGCAACATCGCGGGCAAGAAGGTGCGGGTATTGTATCGACAAATGGAAATGGTCTTCAAGTCATTAAAGGTGAAGGACTCGTAAACGATGTATTTTCGAATTTGAAATTGGATGATTTAGGGGGACATGCAGCGATTGGGCAAGTTCGTTATTCGACGGAAAGCGGGCGTGGCATTGAGAATGTTCAGCCCCTCGTTTTCCGTTCCACAACGGGCAGTTTAGCGGTTGCGATGAATGGAAACATCGTCAACGCCGCTGAGTTACGCGAGCATCTGGAGCGTCAGGGAAGTATTTTTCAAACTGCTTCCGATACAGAAGTGCTTGCGCATTTAATTAAAAGAAGTAGCGGATCGTTAACGCAGCGAGATCGTGTGAAAAAAGCATTGTCGATGTTAAAAGGGGCTTTTGCATTTGTTATTTTAACGGAAGATAGCTTAATGATTGCGCAAGATCCGAATGGGATTCGTCCACTCTCTTTAGGAAAAGTCGGAGATGCTTGGGTCGTTGCTTCTGAAACATGTGCATTTGATATTATTGGTGCGGAATGTGTTCGGTCCGTTGAGCCAGGTGAGTTGTTAATTGTGAATCGCGATGGTTTACACGCTGAGCGATTTGCACCGACGGCAGATTCGGCGATGTGTTCGATGGAATATGTGTATTTTGCGCGTCCTGACTCGGATATCGAAGGAATTAATATTCATATGGCCAGAAAGCGATGCGGGAAGCAATTGGCACGAGAAATTGGTGACATTGAAGCGGACGTCGTTACAGGTGTTCCGGATTCCAGTATTTCAGCTGCGATTGGTTTTTCCGAGGAAAGTGGGATTCCATATGAACTTGGGTTAATAAAAAGTCGGTACGTGGGCCGGACATTTATTCAGCCATCTCAATCATTGCGAGAGCAAGGGGTGAAGATGAAGTTATCCCCTGTGCATCAAGTAGTGAATGGAAAAAGGGTTGTAATGGTAGATGATTCAATTGTCCGTGGAACAACGTCTAAACGAATTGTGAAGATGTTAAAAGAAGCGGGTGCAACGGAAGTGCATGTCGTAATTGCTTCACCGCCACTTGTAAGTCCATGTTTCTATGGGGTAGATATTAGTACGGATTCGGAGTTAATTGCAACAGGGCGTACTGTAGAAGAAGTGCGCGAGTTAATCAATGCAGACACGTTAACGTTTTTATCGCCAGAAGGCATGTTGGATGCGATTGGACGACCAGATACGATGAAAAATTGTGGACAATGTTTAGCTTGTTTTACGGGAGAATATCCAACGGAAATTTATGCGGACACTGTATTACCACATGAAAAAGAAATAGGGAAATAG
- the purL gene encoding phosphoribosylformylglycinamidine synthase subunit PurL — protein sequence MKTMEPNAQQVKDEKLYRQMGMTDEEFERAEKSLGRLPNYTETGLFSALWSEHCSYKSSKPILKKFPTTGERVLQGPGEGAGIVDIGDNQAAVFKMESHNSPSAIEPFIGAATGAGGVLRDVFSMGARPVALVNSLRFGDLTKARDRFLFEEAVAGIASYGNGIGIPTIAGEAQFDNCYSTRPLVNAMAVGLLNHEDIQKGIAAGIGNTVMYAGAKTGRDGIHGATMSSAELTVEEDDEFPVMQAGDPFLEKLVMDACLELAKSDALIGMQDMGAAGLSSASAEMASSAGYGVELNLNLVPQREEGMTAYEMMLSESQERMLFVVKKGREQEVIDLFAKYGVECVAIGRVTDDKMLRLLHKGEVVAEVPADALAEDAPVYYKDSEEPAYFKEFQAMEKTEPVVSNYKETLKALLARPTIASKKWVYEQFDSHARRNTVVAPGSSAGVIRVEGTNKGLAMTSDCNARYVYLDPETGGQIAVSEAARNLVCSGAEPIAITDCLNFGNPDKPEVFWQFEKAADGISAACLALDAPVISGNVSMSNEVNGVAIYPTPTIGMVGLVHDLSHVTTTPFKQAGDRIYLIGEAGLDFGGSELQQMTDGEISGQAPAMDLEVEAARQNALLTAIQKQLIASATDLAEGGFAVALCEKAFGPTKLGAEVTISGSAVTALFSETQSRFLVSVKEENVEAFEQIVKDAVKIGVVTNDETITIHGEDNEVLIDGTVDEFHSVWEGALQCLLNSEG from the coding sequence ATGAAAACAATGGAGCCGAACGCACAACAAGTTAAAGATGAAAAATTATATCGTCAAATGGGCATGACGGATGAAGAATTTGAACGTGCTGAGAAAAGTTTGGGACGACTGCCAAACTATACCGAAACCGGTTTGTTTTCTGCTCTATGGTCAGAGCACTGTTCATATAAAAGTTCAAAGCCAATCCTAAAGAAATTCCCGACAACAGGGGAACGCGTATTACAAGGACCTGGTGAAGGTGCAGGTATCGTTGACATTGGTGATAACCAAGCGGCTGTATTTAAAATGGAATCGCATAACTCGCCTTCTGCCATTGAACCGTTTATTGGTGCAGCAACAGGTGCGGGTGGCGTTTTACGAGATGTGTTTTCGATGGGTGCACGTCCGGTAGCCCTTGTGAATTCATTGCGCTTTGGTGATTTAACGAAAGCACGAGATCGCTTTTTATTTGAAGAAGCAGTTGCTGGAATTGCAAGTTACGGAAACGGAATCGGCATTCCAACAATTGCCGGAGAAGCACAGTTTGATAACTGTTATTCGACACGTCCATTAGTGAATGCAATGGCAGTTGGTTTATTGAACCATGAAGACATTCAAAAAGGGATTGCCGCTGGTATTGGCAATACAGTGATGTATGCAGGCGCTAAAACAGGAAGAGACGGCATTCACGGGGCGACAATGTCTTCTGCGGAATTAACAGTCGAAGAAGATGATGAGTTTCCGGTTATGCAAGCGGGGGACCCATTTTTAGAGAAACTCGTAATGGACGCTTGTCTTGAGTTAGCAAAATCAGATGCATTAATCGGTATGCAAGATATGGGCGCAGCCGGACTTTCTTCTGCATCAGCAGAAATGGCTTCAAGCGCAGGATATGGTGTTGAATTAAACTTAAATCTTGTTCCACAACGCGAAGAGGGAATGACAGCTTATGAAATGATGCTGTCTGAATCTCAAGAGCGTATGCTATTTGTCGTGAAAAAAGGACGCGAACAGGAAGTTATTGATCTTTTCGCGAAGTATGGTGTTGAATGTGTGGCAATCGGACGAGTAACAGATGATAAAATGCTTCGTTTGCTTCATAAAGGTGAAGTTGTCGCTGAAGTTCCAGCAGATGCGTTAGCTGAAGATGCGCCAGTTTACTATAAAGATTCAGAAGAACCGGCGTATTTTAAAGAGTTTCAAGCGATGGAAAAGACAGAACCTGTTGTATCAAATTATAAAGAAACGTTAAAAGCATTACTTGCTAGACCGACCATTGCGTCGAAAAAATGGGTGTATGAGCAATTTGATTCACATGCGCGTCGTAATACAGTCGTGGCACCAGGTTCTTCTGCGGGGGTCATTCGTGTAGAAGGTACGAATAAAGGACTTGCAATGACATCGGATTGTAATGCGCGTTATGTATATCTAGACCCTGAAACAGGTGGACAAATTGCGGTTTCTGAAGCGGCACGTAACCTTGTTTGTTCAGGTGCTGAGCCAATCGCGATTACGGATTGCTTGAACTTTGGAAATCCGGATAAGCCGGAAGTGTTTTGGCAATTTGAAAAGGCAGCAGACGGCATTTCAGCGGCTTGTTTAGCATTAGATGCGCCGGTTATCAGTGGGAACGTTTCAATGTCGAATGAAGTAAACGGGGTTGCAATTTATCCGACACCGACAATCGGTATGGTAGGGCTTGTTCACGATTTATCACATGTGACAACGACACCATTTAAACAAGCAGGGGATCGCATTTACTTAATTGGTGAAGCTGGCCTAGACTTTGGCGGTAGTGAGTTACAGCAAATGACGGATGGTGAAATTTCTGGACAAGCGCCGGCAATGGATTTAGAAGTTGAAGCCGCTCGTCAAAATGCTTTATTAACAGCGATTCAAAAGCAACTTATTGCATCTGCGACAGACTTAGCAGAAGGCGGATTTGCTGTGGCACTTTGTGAGAAGGCGTTCGGGCCAACAAAATTAGGTGCTGAAGTTACGATTTCAGGCTCAGCAGTCACAGCTTTATTCAGTGAAACGCAATCACGTTTCCTTGTGTCTGTGAAAGAAGAGAATGTTGAAGCATTTGAACAAATCGTCAAAGACGCAGTGAAAATCGGTGTTGTTACGAATGATGAAACAATTACGATTCACGGTGAGGACAACGAAGTGCTAATTGATGGAACTGTAGATGAGTTCCATTCTGTTTGGGAAGGGGCTCTCCAATGCTTGCTGAACTCAGAGGGATAA
- the purQ gene encoding phosphoribosylformylglycinamidine synthase subunit PurQ, whose amino-acid sequence MKFAILVFPGSSCDVDMHRAVHDVLGEEASYVWHTDKEAEDLSNFDAVLVPGGASYGDYLRPGALAKGSKAMASLCAFAASGKPVLGVGNGFQILTEAHLLPGALLQNKGLKFKSGTTKLSVQNADSLFTAEYEQGEDITIPFAHQYGNYYVDEETLADMKANNQIAFTYADHQDQGSTDKIAGVLNKEGNVLGMMPLPERAVEEVLGHVDGLRLFKSILKRVE is encoded by the coding sequence ATGAAGTTTGCAATTTTAGTATTTCCAGGCTCAAGTTGCGATGTTGATATGCATCGTGCGGTTCATGATGTACTAGGTGAAGAGGCTTCATATGTATGGCATACAGATAAAGAGGCAGAAGATTTATCAAACTTTGATGCCGTCCTTGTACCTGGCGGCGCGTCTTACGGCGATTATTTACGTCCAGGGGCACTTGCGAAAGGTTCTAAGGCGATGGCGAGTTTATGTGCATTTGCTGCATCTGGAAAGCCAGTATTAGGTGTAGGGAATGGCTTTCAAATTTTAACGGAAGCTCATTTGTTACCAGGTGCTTTATTGCAAAATAAAGGATTGAAATTTAAATCTGGGACGACTAAATTAAGCGTACAAAATGCAGATTCCTTATTCACTGCTGAGTATGAACAAGGGGAAGACATTACGATTCCATTTGCACATCAGTATGGGAATTATTATGTAGATGAAGAAACACTTGCAGATATGAAAGCAAACAACCAAATCGCATTTACTTATGCAGATCATCAAGATCAAGGAAGCACGGATAAAATCGCGGGCGTTTTAAATAAAGAAGGAAATGTGCTTGGCATGATGCCACTTCCTGAACGAGCAGTAGAAGAAGTACTAGGCCATGTAGATGGATTACGATTATTTAAGTCTATTTTGAAAAGGGTGGAATGA
- the purS gene encoding phosphoribosylformylglycinamidine synthase subunit PurS — translation MKKVNVYVTLRESVVDPQGTAAEQALHNMGYEEVKSVRIGKLIELEIDGAESEIESRVDEMCKELLVNRVIEDYRFEIEEA, via the coding sequence ATGAAAAAAGTTAATGTATATGTCACTTTACGCGAAAGCGTTGTAGATCCACAAGGAACAGCTGCTGAGCAAGCACTACACAATATGGGGTATGAAGAAGTGAAAAGCGTGCGTATTGGGAAGTTGATTGAACTAGAAATTGATGGAGCAGAATCCGAAATCGAATCACGTGTTGATGAGATGTGTAAAGAACTTCTGGTGAACCGAGTGATCGAAGACTACCGATTTGAAATTGAGGAGGCCTGA
- the purK gene encoding 5-(carboxyamino)imidazole ribonucleotide synthase encodes MTTILPGQTIGIIGGGQLGRMMGLAAKEAGFRIAVLDPIEDSPCGQIADIRIVADYDDEHALQELAQVSDVITYEFENIDYEGLKKLAETAHVPQGAELVRITQNRMNEKAEINTSGAPVANYVTAHTFEELEANIGQVGFPCIVKTAFGGYDGKGQVKVDTLEQLEEARTFFEHSTCIAEAFVPFVKEISVIIQRNAEGQSYCLPVAENIHKDHILHESIVPARIDEAIIKKAEEAAGKIANHLELVGTLAVEMFVLEDGNIVINELAPRPHNSGHYSIEACNVSQFHQHIRAICGWPLRKPRLWASSIMVNVLGEHVEPLQEMLVHYPEWSVHMYGKAEAKEKRKMGHVTIMTDDIDTTLEEIKTSNVWFNK; translated from the coding sequence ATGACAACAATTTTACCAGGACAGACGATTGGCATTATTGGCGGTGGTCAACTTGGACGCATGATGGGGCTTGCGGCAAAAGAAGCTGGTTTCCGAATTGCAGTACTTGACCCGATAGAAGACTCGCCTTGTGGACAAATTGCGGATATTCGAATTGTAGCTGACTACGATGATGAGCATGCCTTACAAGAACTGGCACAAGTGAGTGATGTCATTACGTATGAATTTGAGAATATCGATTATGAAGGATTAAAGAAGTTAGCTGAAACCGCACATGTGCCACAAGGAGCAGAACTCGTTCGTATTACACAAAATAGGATGAATGAAAAAGCGGAGATTAACACATCCGGAGCTCCTGTAGCAAATTACGTGACGGCCCACACATTTGAGGAGTTAGAAGCAAACATTGGACAAGTTGGTTTCCCCTGTATCGTGAAAACTGCTTTTGGCGGATATGACGGGAAAGGCCAAGTGAAAGTAGATACTTTGGAACAACTTGAAGAAGCACGTACCTTCTTTGAACACTCTACTTGTATCGCGGAGGCATTTGTTCCATTTGTGAAGGAGATTTCAGTCATTATTCAGCGCAATGCAGAAGGTCAATCGTATTGCCTACCAGTTGCTGAAAATATTCATAAAGATCATATTTTACACGAGTCCATCGTTCCAGCGCGCATTGATGAAGCCATTATAAAGAAAGCTGAAGAGGCTGCGGGGAAAATTGCCAATCATCTCGAGCTTGTAGGTACGTTAGCTGTAGAAATGTTTGTTTTGGAGGACGGCAATATTGTGATCAATGAACTTGCACCGCGTCCTCATAATTCAGGACATTATTCAATAGAAGCGTGTAATGTTTCGCAGTTCCATCAACATATTCGTGCGATTTGCGGATGGCCGCTTCGTAAGCCAAGATTATGGGCATCCTCTATTATGGTGAATGTACTCGGGGAACATGTGGAACCCTTACAAGAGATGCTGGTTCATTATCCAGAGTGGTCTGTTCACATGTATGGAAAAGCGGAAGCGAAAGAAAAGCGAAAAATGGGGCATGTCACGATTATGACAGATGACATCGATACCACTTTAGAAGAAATTAAAACATCAAATGTCTGGTTTAATAAATAA
- the purE gene encoding 5-(carboxyamino)imidazole ribonucleotide mutase: MEPKVGVIMGSKSDWETMKHACDMLEELEVPYEKKVVSAHRTPDFMFEYAEQAEARGIKVIIAGAGGAAHLPGMVASKTLLPVIGVPIQSRALSGKDSLLSIVQMPGGVPVATMAIGKAGATNAGIFAAQLLGITDTALSKRIEQHRDHMRQSALESSSELR; the protein is encoded by the coding sequence GTGGAACCAAAAGTTGGCGTCATTATGGGAAGTAAAAGTGATTGGGAAACGATGAAACATGCTTGTGACATGTTAGAGGAACTTGAAGTACCGTATGAAAAGAAAGTCGTGTCGGCGCATCGAACGCCAGATTTCATGTTTGAGTATGCAGAGCAGGCAGAGGCCCGGGGGATTAAAGTCATTATCGCAGGCGCTGGCGGAGCGGCGCATCTTCCAGGCATGGTTGCATCGAAAACTTTGCTTCCGGTGATTGGTGTTCCGATACAGTCACGGGCTTTAAGCGGGAAGGATTCCCTTTTATCAATTGTGCAAATGCCAGGTGGTGTGCCAGTAGCGACAATGGCCATTGGTAAAGCGGGCGCAACAAATGCAGGGATTTTTGCGGCGCAATTACTAGGGATCACAGATACAGCGTTATCGAAACGCATTGAACAACATAGAGATCACATGCGTCAAAGCGCATTAGAAAGTAGCAGTGAGTTACGATGA
- a CDS encoding NETI motif-containing protein, which yields MSRKKTEWFEVEEGEKVEDCLERMAAAGYTVAGRREEPLFQEVDGEVIPVRQVIQFKGILKES from the coding sequence ATGAGCCGAAAGAAAACAGAATGGTTTGAAGTCGAAGAAGGCGAAAAAGTTGAAGATTGTTTAGAACGAATGGCTGCGGCAGGATATACGGTTGCTGGAAGACGAGAAGAGCCTCTATTTCAAGAAGTAGATGGTGAAGTCATCCCGGTACGTCAAGTCATTCAGTTTAAAGGAATACTTAAGGAGTCTTGA